DNA from Malus sylvestris chromosome 11, drMalSylv7.2, whole genome shotgun sequence:
attcatgtcatcgacatatactgcaacaatcgcaaatccggaatgtgacttcttaatgaacacacaagggcatagttcgttattcacatatccctgactagtcaaatactcacttaaacggttataccacattcttccggattgtttcaaaccgtatagtgaacgcctcagccgaattgagagcgtgttccggggtttggaaatatttgaaccagtcaatgtaagtcattcgggaactttcatataaatttccgtatcgaaatccccatagagatacgcggttactacgtccatcagctgcatatccagtttttcggaaactaccaaactgataaggtatcgaaaagtaatcacatccataacgggtgagtaagtttcgtcatagtcaatcccggggcgttgtgaaaaaccttgtgctacaagacgagctttgtaacgcacaatttcgttcttctcattacgcttccgaacgaaaacccacttgtagccaacgggcttcacatgtggaggagtaggaactacaggtccaaacaccttacgtttcgcaagtgaatcaagttcgacttggattacttgtttccagtttgaccaatcagctctacgtcgacattcatcaacggaacgcggttcaatgtcatcgctcaacatgatctcagtagctactgcaaatgctaatgcatcgtcgacaatcatctcatttctacgccacacatcatctaagctagcataatagaccgaaatctcacgattctcgggaggaggattcgtctcttcaaggacgcttccataatctagaatttcctcatgagttgggtaaaatgagtaaacgatagtcggattcacggtaggctcttcaggaccttgtgccgtggttttcctcttccgggggtgtgaatcctttgaaccaaggggtctgccacgcttttgtgtaggggcagatgattggctagccgctaatgtacgtggatcaccagaattggcgtcccgggcttccaggagggtagtccgtcgtacatttggtacatccatctttgcaggcgtattcgcagctggaatatgtgatcttgtcacgtgcgctagatcggtgaaagcatctggcatgctctgagctatgctctggagatctaatatgcgctgcacttcagcttcagactgagcggtgcggggatctaaatgagacaaagtgggagtcgtccacgataattcgcgtcgttcattaggaacgttgacgttcttatctccccctaacgacgggaagacggtctcatagaagtgacaatccgcgaaacgagcggtaaacagatcgcctgtcaaaggttctaagtaacgaataatcgaaggagaatcatatccgacatagattcctatccttcgctgaggccccatttttgtacgtaagggcggcgagatcggcacatagaccgcacaaccaaaaacgcgcagatgcgatatgtcgggttcgcatccggtgaccaactgaagggcactaaatggttgtgtcgcaacaggcctcaggcggaccaactttgctgcgtgcaatattgcatggccccaagcagcgatcgggagcttggtacgtatgaccaacgatcgagcaatcatttgtaaacgcttaatgaaagcctctgccaggccgttctgggtgtgaacatggggtacaggatgttcaacttcaaccccaaccgacatgcaatagtcatcaaaagttttagatgtgaattctccagcattatccaatcgaatagatttgatcggataatcagggtggtgagccctgagcttgataacctgatccaacaatttggagaatgcagcgttccttgtggacaacaagcacacgtgtgaccaacgtgtagaagcgtcaaccaaaaccataaaatatctaaatggtccgcagggaggttgaatcggtccacaaatgtccccttgaatccgttgtagaaaaatgggaggattcgaacgaatcttgtcataagaaggcttagtaataagctttcccatagaacatgtttgacatgcaatttcatggatcgaacctaagcttcgggttagtggatgcccgtgtgaagttttgaggatacggcgcatcgctattcgtccaggatgtcccaaacgttcatgccaaagtgtaatttcgtgcgcggtccctgtggtagggccggccacatagtggcattctatggggcgtatggtcgtagtatacagaccactcgggtttacgctccatcttctctagaatacgcttctggccatattcgtaggaagttacgcacagaaattcaactccgttttctgcgtgggtttcagcgtggtaattgttatctctaatgtccttgaaacttagtaacgttcttccggaacgtggagaatagagtgcctcaacaatggtcaagattgtaccattggacaacattatacgtgccttaccgtatccttcgatcaggttggatgggcctgagagggttgtcagaggtgcattcttaagtacgaagttagtgaaatagatgcgttcacgcaaaacagtatgcgtggttgcactatctgccagacaactaactttcccactagtcataccttagaatgaaaaattaatttgaatcggtcacatgcataaaagtttataaaaacaagtatcaattcaaaataatttcatttattcaaggaaaaaacttaatatccaaaataaatcgccaactaataatccaaaacataaaggaaaattgttcaaaatcaaccaaaaaaaacaaggtggggttcggccacaaggtggaattcggccccaattgtcttattttaactgaaaaataagtctatgtctaagattctaatcttccataggagtggtatcctcctgaaaatcagaaacctccatctttgtagtctccggttcgtccacttgcaggaagtttgattcaaacttcgtacgacgagaatgatatgcatccacaaccttcttgggagcacggcaaatacgggaccaatggtccttggaaccacaacgatagcacatatcgtcattcattgtggcaggtgctttgcccttattcttgaagttcggggccttgggagcgaggtttgggcgcttctgggctttgtttcctcctttggatgggccttggctctgttgaccttggtgggatggcttatggccgcccttaccacgcctcttttggcgttttgggtgctgattagtgctataatgtgcttcaggcacagcagtagccccagtaggtcgagcttgatgattcttcatcaacagctggttctgcttttcagcaagaagtaaaacagagatcaaatccgagaacttagtgaacttctgagctctatattgttgctgcaggacaatattagaagcagagaaggtcgagtaggtcttctccaggagatcctcttcagtcaaagtttcattgcaaaacttgagaagtgatcggattcgacaaacttcagaattatattcattcacagacttaaagtcttggaagcgcaagtgctgccagtcgtgtcttgcttcaggcaagaatatgtccttttggtgatcgaaacgatcagccaaagcgacccataatgcacgtggatcctcctcagcaaggtactcagtttgtagagcgtcatggatatgtcttcggatgaagatcatagcagtggctttttcagcctcgccaacaggtttatctgttgcttctttaatagcaggacgcaagttctttgcagtgaggtggagcttcacatcttgaacccacttgaggtagttccttccagaaacctccaaagcggtgaagtcgagtttgttcaagttcgacatgttcctatcacaaattagatggacaagatgtggttagtgtaatggagaaaaatcaatccattcacataggagtagaacatacaggttctaatagacatgtattggtttaattttgcatgaaaaacttcgggttttcatgggtgata
Protein-coding regions in this window:
- the LOC126589692 gene encoding uncharacterized protein LOC126589692, encoding MSNLNKLDFTALEVSGRNYLKWVQDVKLHLTAKNLRPAIKEATDKPVGEAEKATAMIFIRRHIHDALQTEYLAEEDPRALWVALADRFDHQKDIFLPEARHDWQHLRFQDFKSVNEYNSEVCRIRSLLKFCNETLTEEDLLEKTYSTFSASNIVLQQQYRAQKFTKFSDLISVLLLAEKQNQLLMKNHQARPTGATAVPEAHYSTNQHPKRQKRRGKGGHKPSHQGQQSQGPSKGGNKAQKRPNLAPKAPNFKNKGKAPATMNDDMCYRCGSKDHWSRICRAPKKVVDAYHSRRTKFESNFLQVDEPETTKMEVSDFQEDTTPMED